A single Agrococcus sp. ARC_14 DNA region contains:
- a CDS encoding VOC family protein: MADAPKQLRLVVEVDDIDAALAFYRDALGLPEVAAFEGEGDARVAILEAGRATLELANPAQKRMIDRVEAGGQPSPRIRIAFEVDDAAGVTQRLEAAGATLVAAPIETPWRSLNSRLDAPAELQLTIFQELDGEERFVGGTASAGG; the protein is encoded by the coding sequence ATGGCAGATGCACCGAAGCAGCTCAGGCTCGTCGTCGAGGTCGACGACATCGACGCGGCGCTCGCGTTCTACCGCGACGCGCTCGGGCTCCCGGAGGTCGCCGCCTTCGAGGGCGAGGGCGATGCGCGCGTCGCGATCCTCGAGGCAGGGCGCGCCACCCTCGAGCTCGCGAACCCCGCGCAGAAGCGCATGATCGACCGGGTGGAGGCGGGCGGCCAGCCGAGCCCGCGCATCCGCATCGCCTTCGAGGTCGACGACGCTGCGGGCGTCACACAGCGGCTCGAGGCGGCCGGCGCCACGCTCGTGGCGGCGCCGATCGAGACGCCGTGGCGCTCGCTCAACTCGCGGCTCGACGCTCCCGCCGAGCTGCAGCTGACGATCTTCCAGGAGCTCGACGGCGAGGAGCGCTTCGTCGGCGGAACCGCGTCCGCCGGCGGTTGA
- a CDS encoding SRPBCC domain-containing protein: MDEHDTAQAGTDETAPIEHELDIAVSRARAWDAYVHGMSEWWHPGWTSFGTGLDRIEVEPHPGGRILEHHRDGDEHVWGEVVDAVPGERFSHTFRLSHGGDATIVTLEFDDLPHGGTRVRFSHSGWNESNAEGRRKHADWPMLLERYRTYAQHV, from the coding sequence ATGGATGAGCACGACACCGCACAGGCTGGCACCGACGAGACTGCGCCGATCGAGCACGAGCTCGACATCGCCGTGAGCCGTGCCCGCGCCTGGGACGCCTACGTGCACGGCATGAGCGAGTGGTGGCACCCCGGCTGGACCAGCTTCGGCACCGGCCTCGACCGCATCGAGGTCGAGCCGCATCCTGGCGGCCGCATCCTCGAGCATCACCGGGATGGCGACGAGCACGTGTGGGGCGAGGTGGTGGATGCCGTGCCGGGCGAGCGCTTCTCCCACACGTTCCGGCTCTCCCACGGCGGCGACGCCACGATCGTGACGCTCGAGTTCGACGATCTGCCGCACGGCGGCACGCGCGTGCGCTTCTCGCACTCCGGCTGGAACGAGTCGAACGCGGAGGGGCGCCGCAAGCACGCCGACTGGCCCATGCTGCTCGAGCGCTACCGCACCTACGCCCAGCACGTGTGA
- a CDS encoding response regulator transcription factor, translated as MIRVVVADDHPVVRGGLVALLAEASDIEVVGQAADGEALVLLALEERPDVVLTDLRMPGVGGAEATRRILAALEGTHVLILTTYDTDADILAATEAGATGYLLKAAPPLEIFAAIRAAARGERAMAPSVARALAGRQRTPAIALSAREREVLALMRQGSTNAAIGRALFIGEATVKSHVQAIFAKLGVRDRTSAVAVALERGLV; from the coding sequence ATGATCCGGGTCGTGGTGGCCGACGACCACCCCGTGGTCCGGGGCGGACTCGTGGCGCTGCTGGCCGAGGCGAGCGACATCGAGGTCGTCGGTCAGGCGGCAGACGGCGAGGCACTCGTGCTCCTCGCGCTTGAAGAGCGGCCGGATGTCGTGCTCACGGACCTGCGCATGCCTGGTGTCGGCGGCGCCGAGGCGACGCGACGCATCCTCGCAGCGCTCGAGGGCACGCACGTGCTCATCCTCACGACCTACGACACCGACGCCGACATCCTCGCCGCGACTGAGGCCGGCGCGACCGGCTACCTCCTGAAGGCGGCACCGCCGCTCGAGATCTTCGCGGCCATCCGCGCGGCGGCGCGGGGCGAGCGCGCGATGGCGCCGAGCGTCGCGCGGGCGCTGGCCGGGCGGCAGCGGACCCCGGCGATCGCGCTGTCAGCGCGGGAGCGGGAGGTGCTCGCGCTGATGAGGCAGGGCTCGACCAACGCGGCGATCGGCAGGGCGCTGTTCATCGGCGAGGCCACCGTGAAGTCGCACGTGCAGGCGATCTTCGCGAAGCTGGGAGTGCGCGATCGGACGAGCGCGGTGGCGGTGGCGCTGGAGCGGGGGCTGGTGTGA